Proteins encoded within one genomic window of Solenopsis invicta isolate M01_SB chromosome 10, UNIL_Sinv_3.0, whole genome shotgun sequence:
- the LOC120358816 gene encoding uncharacterized protein LOC120358816, with protein MDYYVPLQRDEMCEKVTLPRYTPHILGRRLALTSTAYKYLDIRISVGPTSFVEILIGDNRENQIILAHATWTALFQKRADIERLVQSTSPSSALSIQDLIVQLIKLRNENIVKLTLRDTCMYLKPKTVLFLFELEQCVEHIYYSLYQYTYTVSEKYKHFVTLLRQNYVNNKCDAAKLLREKYDKTSLLECEMLAYALDNIVHDALHDK; from the exons ATGGACTACTACGTGCCGCTTCAACGGGACGAAATGTGTGAAAAAgt aacattgccACGGTATACGCCTCACATTTTGGGGAGGAGATTGGCATTGACGTCCACAGCGTATAAATATCTCGACATTAGAATCAGCGTAGGACCAACATCGTTTGTGGAGATACTTATTGGTGACAATCGagaaaatcaaataattctgGCTCATGCAACGTGGACAGCACTGTTCCAGAAACGTGCGGACATTGAACGACTCGTGCAGTCGACTTCTCCTTCTTCAGCATTATCGATTCAAGATCTTATTGTACAACTCATTAAACtgcgtaatgaaaatattgttaaattaacattacgcGATACTTGCATGTATTTGAAACCAAAAACTGTACTTTTTCTGTTTGAGCTCGAACAATGCGTCGAGCATATATATTActctttatatcaatatacatatacagtgagcgaaaaatataaacattttgtaacccTTTTAcgccaaaattatgttaataataaatgcgaTGCGGCAAAACTcttgcgagaaaaatatgataaaacttcCCTTTTAGAATGTGAAATGTTAGCTTACGCTTTAGATAATATTGTACATGATGCATtacatgacaaataa
- the LOC105204468 gene encoding uncharacterized protein LOC105204468 has translation MWQKNNTGFVKAQSDNLPKVTVLMVSDFFAESDVFNIAETRGVKAKKAEGENYGDPAVGYVELRREKSLCHIRGKVCPEHRVNNKAYTVSMLVNEETERVEYIRCKDCAASEAGCKHAIAFLMWVHRRSEEPEPTATVCYWKKPRLAQVGANVRSMKAKNLLPSKQTPVLPNSTGFLQTVLQEMEKRNFDCQLSRHFVHVKSHTDLSMHSLMLKFYNTSTCKDADSFLNFASSEIDIESCKKVAKDTIHQSESTLWKELRYGRITASRIYEVSHCKTPQGSLVEQIIGAFKIRDTDAMERGRRLEQEVVKILEENLQITLHHSGLLLNPNFPVIGASPDAVAENFVVEIKCPFSLKSEERYITKDNRIGNKYFAQIQLQMFMQNVKIVYFCMAKHDFKTSQSIIVICVNYDEQFVMEMINNAMTFWKQNVFPLLLNGVAK, from the exons ATGTGGCAAAAAAATAACACTGGATTTGTTAAAGCGCAATCGGATAACTTACCCAAAGTAACAGTATTAATGGTTTCCGATTTTTTTGCTGAAAGTGATGTGTTTAATATCGCAGAAACTCGTGGTGTAAAAGCTAAGaa AGCTGAAGGTGAAAACTACGGCGATCCAGCAGTTGGATATGTGGAATTGAGACGGGAAAAAAGCTTATGCCATATCAGAGGAAAGGTTTGTCCTGAGCACAGAGTGAACAATAAGGCGTATACTGTATCGATGCTAGTCAACGAGGAAACTGAGAGAGTCGAATATATTAGGTGCAAAGATTGCGCAGCTTCAGAag CTGGTTGTAAGCATGCCATCGCTTTCCTTATGTGGGTTCACCGTCGAAGCGAAGAGCCTGAACCGACAGCGACGGTCTGCTATTGGAAGAAACCTCGATTGGCACAAGTTGGAGCTAATGTAAGAAGCATGAAAGCAAAAAATTTGCTACCATCGAAACAAACTCCAGTTCTTCCAAACAGTACTGGCTTCTTACAGACTGTATTAcaagaaatggaaaaaagaaattttgactGCCAACTGTCAAGGCATTTTGTCCATGTAAAATCTCATACAGATTTATCGATGCACTCATTAatgctaaaattttataatacttctaCATGTAAAGATGCCGATAGTTTTTTGAACTTTGCAAGCTCCGAAATAGATATAGAATCATGCAAAAAAGTTGCAAAGGATACCATTCATCAAAGTGAATCCACATTATGGAAGGAATTAAGATACGGAAGAATAACTGCATCTCGGATATACGAAGTATCGCATTGCAAGACACCACAAGGATCATTAGTTGAGCAAATAATTGGTGCATTCAAAATAAGAGATACTGATGCCATGGAACGAGGCAGACGCTTGGAACAGGAAGTAGTGAAGATATTGGAGGAAAATCTTCAAATTACATTACACCATAGTGGATTACTGTTAAATCCAAATTTTCCTGTCATCGGTGCTTCTCCTGATGCAGTAGCCGAAAATTTTgttgttgaaataaaatgtcCGTTTAGTTTAAAATCTGAGGAGAGGTATATCACGAAAGACAATCGGAtaggcaataaatattttgctcAAATTCAGTTGCAGATGTTTATGCAAAACGtgaaaatagtttatttttgtATGGCGAAACATGATTTTAAAACTTCACAAAGCATTATAGTAATTTGTGTCAATTATGACGAACAATTCGTAATGGAAATGATAAATAATGCCATGACTTTTTggaaacaaaatgtttttccgTTGCTTCTCAATGGAGTAGCAAAGTAG
- the LOC120358888 gene encoding uncharacterized protein LOC120358888, whose amino-acid sequence MRPVALKRQKIETLNEILQTETVIDSSMECESTEPITTELLHIDTNIDDFSTTQHQVAAVEIDWSNDATPKCKDVGIQVKMRDHKTMRSKYVQNVPVMQDASCSTNEKTRNISQQKTENVITSSESTSANTNVTSTFNDTLDDCDDEYLPSEETSEEVVKQNILEQRRLARNIKMTTIQNKPKMYLGIPDNAFFFIQLLSKETGISIEEICLTVTKIKLNDTFARIGDDFGISASNASAVFRRTLPIVAHYLKQLIVWPSEQSIKSNLPLPFRARYSHVQSIIDCLEIEIQKPSSAINQSVTWSKHNKILNINVTGWNY is encoded by the exons ATGCGTCCAGTAGCTCTGAAGCGCCagaaaatagaaactttaaacgaAATCCTACAAACTGAAACAGTAATCGATAGTAGCATGGAATGTGAATCCACAGAACCTATTACAACCGAGTTATTGCATATTGACACCAACATTG ATGATTTTTCAACTACTCAACATCAGGTGGCTGCTGTTGAAATTGATTGGAGCAATGATGCAACACCAAAATGCAAGGATGTTGGTATTCAAGTGAAAATGCGTGACCATAAGACAATGCGTAGCAAGTATGTACAAAACGTGCCAGTGATGCAAGATGCTTCATGTTCGACGAACGAAAAAACTCGTAATATAAGTCAGCAAAAAACTGAGAATGTAATTACATCATCTGAGTCAACATCGGCCAACACGAATGTGACAAGTACTTTCAATGATACACTGGATGATTGCGATGATGAATATCTACCATCTGAGGAAACAAGCGAAGAGGTAGTGAAGCAGAATATATTGGAGCAGAGGAGGTTagcgaggaatataaaaatgacGACCATTCAAAATAAACCGAAAATGTACTTGGGTATTCCGGACAATGCCTTCTTTTTTATACAGCTTTTAAGCAAAGAAACGGGAATTAGTATAGAGGAAATTTGCTTAACCgtcactaaaattaaattaaacgataCATTCGCAAGAATTGGAGATGATTTTGGAATCAGTGCTAGTAACGCGAGTGCTGTTTTTAGAAGAACTCTCCCTATTGTAgcacattatttaaaacaattaattgtttGGCCTTCGGAACAATCCATCAAATCGAATCTGCCTTTGCCATTTCGTGCTCGGTACAGTCATGTACAATCTATAATAGATTGTTTAGAAATTGAAATTCAGAAGCCTAGCAGTGCGATTAATCAAAGTGTTACGTGGTCAAAAcacaataaaatacttaatatcAATGTCACCGGATggaactattaa